From a region of the Rhinolophus sinicus isolate RSC01 linkage group LG04, ASM3656204v1, whole genome shotgun sequence genome:
- the KBTBD7 gene encoding kelch repeat and BTB domain-containing protein 7 codes for MQSREDAPRSRRLSSPRGGRRPKRISKPSVSAFFTGPEELKDTAHSAALLAQLKSFYDARLLCDVTIEVVTPGSGPGTGRLFSCNRNVLAAACPYFKSMFTGGMYESQQANVTMHDVDAESFEVLVEYCYTGRVSLSESNVQRLYAASDMLQLEYVREACASFLARRLDLANCTAILKFADAFDHHKLRSQAQSFIAHNFKQLSRMGSIREETLADLTLVQLLAVLRLDSLDIESEQTVCHVAVQWLEAAPKERGPSAAEVFKCVRWTHFTDEDQDYLEALLTKPIVKKYCLDLIEGALQMRYGDMLYKSLVPKPECSSSSVVSAAENPPQRLGVCAKEMVIFFGHPRDPFLCYDPYSGDIYTMPSPLTSLAHTKTITSSAVCVSPDHDIYLAAQPRKDLWVYKPAQNSWQQLADRLLCREGMDVAYLNGYIYILGGRDPITGVKLKEVECYSVQRNQWALVAPVPHSFYSFELIVVQNYLYAVNSKRMLCYDPSHNMWLNCASLKRSDFQEACVFNDEIYCICDIPVMKVYNPARGEWRRISNIPLDSETQNYQIVNHGQKLLLITSTTPQWKKNRVTVYEYDTREDLWINIGTMLGLLQFDSGFICLCARVYPSCLEPGQSFITEEDDARSESSTEWDLDGFSELDSESGSSSSFSDDEVWVQVAPQRNAQDPQGSL; via the coding sequence ATGCAGTCTCGGGAAGACGCGCCGCGCTCTCGCCGCCTCTCCAGTCCCCGTGGTGGGAGGCGGCCCAAGAGGATTTCCAAGCCCTCAGTTTCGGCTTTTTTCACGGGCCCTGAGGAGCTGAAGGACACGGCCCATTCTGCAGCCCTGCTGGCACAGCTCAAGTCTTTCTACGACGCGCGGCTGCTCTGTGATGTGACCATCGAGGTGGTGACGCCTGGCAGTGGGCCTGGCACGGGCCGCCTCTTCTCCTGCAACCGTAACGTGCTGGCTGCCGCGTGTCCCTACTTCAAGAGCATGTTCACCGGCGGCATGTACGAGAGCCAGCAGGCAAACGTGACCATGCACGACGTGGATGCCGAGTCCTTCGAGGTGTTGGTCGAATACTGCTACACGGGTCGCGTGTCGCTAAGCGAGTCCAACGTGCAGCGCCTTTACGCGGCCTCGGACATGTTACAGCTCGAGTACGTGCGGGAAGCCTGTGCCTCCTTCCTAGCGCGCCGCCTTGACCTGGCCAACTGCACCGCCATTCTCAAGTTCGCCGATGCCTTTGACCATCACAAGCTGCGCTCACAGGCCCAGTCCTTCATAGCCCACAATTTCAAGCAGCTCAGCCGGATGGGTTCGATTCGGGAGGAGACTCTGGCAGATCTGACTTTGGTCCAGCTGCTGGCTGTCCTGCGCCTGGATAGTCTAGACATCGAGAGTGAGCAAACGGTGTGTCACGTGGCGGTGCAGTGGTTGGAAGCGGCTCCCAAGGAGCGGGGTCCCAGCGCTGCGGAAGTCTTCAAGTGTGTCCGCTGGACACACTTCACTGATGAAGATCAGGATTACCTGGAAGCGCTGTTAACCAAGCCCATTGTGAAGAAGTACTGTCTGGACCTTATTGAAGGGGCCCTGCAGATGCGATATGGTGACATGTTGTACAAGTCTCTGGTGCCAAAGCCAGAGTGCAGCAGCAGCTCTGTTGTTTCTGCAGCAGAAAATCCACCCCAGAGGCTGGGTGTGTGTGCCAAGGAGATGGTGATCTTCTTTGGACATCCCAGAGATCCCTTTCTCTGCTATGACCCATACTCAGGGGACATTTACACAATGCCCTCACCTTTGACCAGCTTGGCCCACACTAAGACTATCACCTCCTCAGCTGTCTGTGTCTCTCCAGACCATGACATCTATCTAGCTGCCCAGCCCAGGAAAGACCTCTGGGTGTATAAACCAGCCCAGAACAGTTGGCAGCAACTTGCAGATCGCTTGCTGTGCCGTGAGGGCATGGATGTGGCATACCTTAATGGGTACATTTACATCTTGGGTGGGCGAGACCCTATTACTGGCGTTAAATTGAAGGAAGTGGAATGCTACAGTGTTCAGAGAAACCAGTGGGCACTGGTGGCGCCTGTACCCCATTCCTTCTATTCCTTCGAATTAATAGTGGTTCAGAACTATCTTTATGCTGTGAACAGTAAGCGCATGCTCTGCTATGATCCTAGTCACAATATGTGGTTGAACTGTGCTTCTCTTAAACGTAGTGACTTTCAGGAAGCCTGTGTCTTCAATGATGAGATCTATTGTATCTGTGACATCCCGGTCATGAAGGTCTATAACCCAGCCAGGGGAGAATGGCGGAGGATTAGTAATATTCCCCTGGACTCAGAGACCCAGAACTATCAGATTGTCAATCATGGCCAAAAGTTGCTTCTCATCACTTCTACCACcccacaatggaaaaaaaaccgGGTGACTGTGTACGAATATGATACTAGGGAAGACCTATGGATTAATATAGGTACAATGTTAGGTCTTTTGCAGTTTGACTCGGGCTTTATTTGCCTCTGTGCTCGTGTTTATCCTTCTTGCCTTGAACCTGGTCAGAGTTTTATCACTGAGGAAGATGATGCACGGAGTGAGTCTAGTACTGAATGGGACTTAGACGGATTCAGTGAGCTGGACTCTGAGTCAGGAAGTTCAAGTTCTTTTTCTGATGATGAAGTCTGGGTGCAGGTAGCACCTCAGCGAAATGCACAGGATCCGCAGGGCTCTttgtaa